In one window of Scyliorhinus canicula chromosome 17, sScyCan1.1, whole genome shotgun sequence DNA:
- the LOC119951936 gene encoding gastrula zinc finger protein XlCGF49.1-like gives QRVHTGEKPFTCPLCGKGFTQLSSLQSHQRVHTGEKPFTCSQCGQRFRALFTLRRHQRVHTGERPFSCSQCGKGFAQLSTLQTHQRIHTGEKPFTCSQCEKGFSNSSTLRKHQRVHTGERPFSCSQCGKRFSNSSAVQRHQRVHTGERSFICSQCGKGFSDFSILERHQRVHTEQKPFICSQCGKGFIDSSTFQKHQRIHTREKSFTCPFCGNGSTQLSSLETQQQIHTGERPFICSHCGKGFDIK, from the coding sequence cagcgagttcacactggggagaagccattcacctgccccctctgtggtaagggattcacacagttgtccagcctgcagtcacaccagcgagttcacactggggagaagccgttcacctgctctcagtgtgggcagaggtTCCGTGCTTTATTCAccctgcggagacatcagcgagttcacactggggagaggccattttcctgctctcagtgtgggaagggattcgctcagttatccaccctgcagacacaccagcgaattcacactggggagaagccattcacctgctctcagtgtgagaagggtttcagtaattcatccaccctgcggaaacatcagcgagttcacactggggagaggccattttcctgctctcagtgtgggaagagattcagtaaTTCATCCGCCGTGCAGAGacatcaacgagttcacactggggagagatcattcatctgctctcagtgtgggaagggattcagtgatttttccattctggagagacaccagcgagttcacactgagcagaagccattcatctgctctcagtgtgggaagggatttattgattcatccaccttCCAGAAACATCAACGAATTCACACTCGGGAGAAGTCATTCACCTGTCCCTTCTGTGGGAATGGAtccacacagttatccagtctggaGACAcagc